The nucleotide sequence TTAAACCTCGATTACAAATGCGGTTATTACAGTCTCTTAATAATGACCTTCCACTAAATTTGACTTATGTTTTGCAACACGGCCAATTTATTTACatgtttacaaaattaataagagAAGATTTCTATGAATGGGGACCCCTCCCtctctaaatttttaatcaaatcaaGCATACATCGTTTCACCCTGACCCATTCATTCTTCACCAAATCCCGAGACTTGTCTTAGAAGCTTTAGAACACAAGTCCTTTGTGAAAATCCTCTACTGATCTGGGCCATCCAGCCCAAGCCAGGGCTGGTCTGATCTACGAACAAGGTGGGCCCACTTGAAGGGAAGGGCCCATTGCAGCAAAGTAGTGCCCAACACCATCTTTGCGACGTGGCACTTTTTGACCCTAAGAGCACGAAGGCAGCATATCATTCTCGGTGCTTTCACTGTCTATTAAAGACAAAGGGCAAATCTGTCAAATTCACAAAAGCCAAAAGCCATATAAAACCCAACAATCTTCAATTCTAATCAAAATGGCACATCAAAAGCATCCAATGGATAATATTGgaaaacaataataacaataaaaaaaaaaaaaaaaaacactcacTCACTTTTTCATTTATGCCCTTTTTACCCTATACAGGGGAACAATTACGTACATAGACTTTTGCTAATCAAAttcctaaaccctaaccccaatCACGCAGCCGTTAGAACCTGAGAGTGATTCCACTTCCGTTGCTCTCTTGATCACCTTCCTGCCGCAGAGCCGCCAacccttttctctcttctccggCGCCGTTCTCGCCTCCACTCTCGGCTTTCCAGCTGCTGCTCTCGGACTTTCCATCTTCGAAGCTCTCCGACCGGTCTCCTGGCACCCTCACGTCGGATTCCGGAGAGCTGTGGGTCTGCGAGGAGGCCTTGTACATCCGGAGCTGGTGGTGGTGGAGAGCGGGGTGGGCCAACTGGTGGTGGGCCGCCGGCGGTGGCGGCGGTGCAGGGTAGAACTCTTGGGGCACTTGTGGGACCGGAGCACAGTAGTGTGGAGGAGGATGGGTGGCCGGGTGTGCACCGTATAAGGTTGGTGGTGCGCCGCCGTGGGAGGCGGCGTACTCTTGCGGAACCCATATGCCCCCCAAAACCACTAACTGGGGTGCTGGTGTACCCGCTGCTTGTGGGCTGGGACTTGGTCGTCTGGTGTGAAGCCTATATTTCTGCATGCATATAAACACagacatatataaatacatatgcacagttcattacataaatatatatatatatatagagagagagagagaggacctggAGATGGCTTTTCACTTCATCATTCGTCAAGCCATCAACCTTCATGAGCTCTCTGATTTGTTTCGGTGTGGCCACTGGAACCATTATCCATAAAACAGAAGAGTATAAGCCAAATCcataaagaaataacaaaaaagctATCATAATTGttccaatcatcaatcatatatatatatatatatacatatatatatttatgtattggTATCAATGAGAACTGACAACTAATATATCCATGTCTACTGGAAGGATCACTATCAACTTTCTCAGTTATGGTTCATTATCCATATACTTTGGCTGATTACCTTGAGAACCACCTAGCATTTGAAGCGCATGGACAAAACGGCGGTGCAAATCCGGCGACCAGCACCTTCTTGCTTTCCTATGAGTCTGAGTAGTGGTGGCACCGGTTGCGTTGGTGGCGGCCGGAGTTTGAGAAGGATCTGCCGGAACGCTGCTTCCTGCTTGCACTTGCCCCACCTTACCAGGATTCTCCCTGCTTGAGCAAGTAATTCCATTATCAACCTCTAAACATTTcttttctcccatttctttGTTGATTGAAGCCAGAGCCAAATCGGGAAGAGCCTGTAATGCCGGGCTTAGCGACGAGTTCTGATCCTTGGAGAAGGGAAGGAAAGCTCCTCCATTTCTttgtttgttattatttagaACCAAATTGGTACCAACAGTACAGAATCCAATTTCAGTTTTTCTGGGAGATGTATTAATGGGGGATTGTTGCTTCGTTCCATCGCTTGCTTGGCTCCACAGCTGTGCAGAAGTCATCCAATTCGCCTTATCAGACATGGTTGCTGCCTTCTCCGAGCATTCGGCGCTTGAATGTTTAAGAGGTATGAATTCCTCAAGAACGGGCCGTGGTCCTTGATTTTCCTTGTAGCTCTGCAATTGTTGCCTTGAGTCCTCCATGACTACAAGAAATTAAACAAGTTTATATGAGCAATAATCaaattacaccattttgtttttaacttttcttctttaaagtaATATCTAGGTATTTGAGTATCTTCATACTTTGTTCGAGTACTAAAGAGGAACAGAGGGAAATCTAGCAGCTAATTCAGAAGATGGAAATTAAAGCCATTTCTTGATtctattatcaaaaaaaagataaaggaaTGAATGGAAGCTAGCCAGTGCTGCATAAAAACTGAATATCCCACAGTAGGTATGTAAAACAGCCATCTTTCGAATCTTAAACAGACGATTGGATCTTGAATCTGTTGCTGCAATATAAAACTAAATGGTGAAGACTTGCACCTCCAGGTTCAAAGAGATCAAGTGTGTTCGAAAGTGTTTCAGGACATTGGGCTAATATGGTGGCAATAGGTGACACAGAATTAGGGTTCGAATTCAAAGAGCAAGCTTTGAGAAACCACTACCACATCCAAGGACGACAACAGGCACATAAATTACCTACCCAATCTTGACACAAGTAGAGGTAGTGACAATAAATAACAATACTGGCTTCGTTGATATGAAAAGAGTATAGGTACCATTTGTGAGGAGTTCCATGCAGAGGGGAAGCTCGCGCTTGAAAGCATCGATTTTGAGCCTTTCTTCCTCGAGGCGGGCAAGGAACTCTTCGAGCTTTTGAGTCTGGTTATCGGCAGGCTGGTCTCCAAAAGATTTGAGCAACAAAGAGTGGCTGTGGGGCTTGCAGTCAAGGCTTAGTTCGGAAGGCGATGCCATGATCATTTACTTGTAGGTACAGTGGGAATTAATTAAGATCGATATATATGATCAACAAACTCTTTAACACAAATGCAAATTCATGCTATATTGCATGTAGGAATAGAATTGGTATGTGGGGAACAAAGACGAACAAGGAAAAAAGGAGGCTGTGTGGcctaatattttctttctaggttggaacttggaagagagagaattaaAGAGAGGAAAAGGGAAGGGATGTTGTTTCTGAACACAAGGAGGATCGAGAGGGGGGATGGCCTGCTTTTTAGGGTTGAGTTCGAGAGGGAATAAAGTGGGTgtttggagagagagaaagagagagagaaagaaaaggaaaagctaAGGAGATAAAGAAGGATGGTAACTTCTTTGGAAAGAAGAACAAAGGGGGAAAAGCTAAAACTAAATTACAtgaaatgtgtgtgtgtgtgtgtgtgtgtgtgtgagagagagagagagagagagagagagaaggggtgaACTTAGAGATGGAATCATCTCAAGGGGGTTTCTGACACCTGAGAGGTCATGTGCTCTCTTTGGGGCAGTCTTTGTGCCAAATTCAAATCGCCATTTCAAAAGaggattcttcttcttctccttctcctcctccttcctcTCCTCCTTCTTTGtgtcctttcttttcctttttgcctttattttctctctttgtaTAATCCATGATTACTACATATGTAGATGAAACAATGGCCTATCTCatgtttttctatttacatCCATGCATATGGATAGTGGTttaattttgaacttttaaagTTCTCATAAAGAAGCCTCGTATTCCTTAATGAGTATCTAGAatttccattatatatatatatatattaagctgTCTCATCTTTCCAAACTGATAACTTGCCTTTATGTGCCATAAGAGAGAAGAAATCATGGCAACCCAGATTATGGCTAGAAAGTTTGAATAGATTCATTAGCTATGATTAGCTGATAATCacaagttcaattaattaacGAACTAAGCCTCCATGATGTCAACCGGCAGGAGGCTGAAATTTTGgcacttacatatatatagtaGTCCATAATTACCAaagcatataaatatataggaTCATCCttaataaaatgaattaatGATTCCGCTatgatcaattaattaaaactgaAAGCCTTGGAAAAGAGCATATACCGTGCAAACTAATTTTACACagtccagagagagagagagaggacataTTCAGATGGTGTTTAGAATCAATCCACCATGCAACTTTCTTGTAGGTTTCAAAAGCTGCACGACTGTTTTACactacgagagagagagagagagagaagaatatgaatatctagtgaaaaaagaaaacattggTAATtatgaagaataaaatattgTAGGCTTAAGGAAGGAATATCTGAGTTCCAATTAACAAAGCTTAGAGACAGAACCGAACCATCCCCCCcccaataaaagaataataaaggGAACTAACAGATGGGAATCTTCTTCTGCTACTAACTTTAGTGAAGTGGCTAGGAAGCTAGGAAGATTCCCTCCTCGCCCCATTCTTTCCTAATTTCTTAaacaatttctttcttttaccAGACAAGGCCAGTCAGATCCGCCTCTGCATCCACACAATGCTTCAACTTGCTTTGATTCAAAGTTTACCATATCTAATTACCCGTTAATTATTTTAAAGCACCTCTTAATATATGTgcgtatatatatctatatatatatgttgaatatGCATATAGAAAATTGCTATATTATAatcatcattttaattttatctttttttttcataaaatttaacaCACTTATTTCTGTGGTGAAATTTAAGTCCATACAATAATCttctaaatttacaaaattctCCTAATAAGCTGAACCCCAATATTTAGGTGGATGTACGCTGCCAACTAAACTATAAAATagctaaaaatgataatttcagctaaaaataaaaatttcatccCATTTTTATCTCTATTCCTGTAAGCTGAGTAAATAGTCATTTTATCTTTCCCAACTCACTAAGTCatcaagaaattatttttcattaaaaagttCGTAGCATTTTGCAGAGAGAGAGGATTGCATCGAATTCTCTGTGTCAGGAGAAGAAGGGGAGGATTTGCATGGGAGTGCAAAAAGCCTGcaatgagagaagagagagaattattATTGCATCGAActctaactctctctctctgatcgAGTAGgaggagagaagagagggaGGATTTGCCTTTGCATGAAGTGCCATgcattgatgatgatgatggggggggggggggggggggggggtttggcCGCTTTCCAAAAGAATCAGTCTTCCCCTGCAAGCCTCCAACCCACACCTTTCCTTCCTGCTgcagattctctctctctctctctctctctctctctctctctccatgtgATAATtctgtatgtatgcatgtatatcTATCTCCCTATATATGCAGGCACGAAAGAGATTCTCATGGCGACACGTGCCTTGATATTCCCCCATATCGTCCTTGTGAATATCCCTTCTGTCTCGCGCAAATATAAATGAGAGTATTCTCCTTCCAATGGGAGAATAACTTACGACATTGTcactattattaattattattttgtcaaaaatcgAAGCCGAGCTGTCTTTCTTTGCTTCGTTCGGATGTTGCCAAAATTCATTTCAcgacaaaaaaacaaaactaaaaattggaTAAAAGCAGGTGCCGTGCAAACTGCAAACTTGGGCCTCATGGACCATTATAGTTCCAATGGCCCATCATGAATAAGGATCTTGTGACCTTGCAGGAACGAGATCCACTTAGAAGATAATCTCAAATAAAAAGAATCTAAAAAAGAAACGTATTGTTTAGAGCATGTTAGAATTCCCctctttagtatttttttttttttttttgaatgaatgaaGATTCCTATCTTAGTTAAGAAGATTATAGCTGGTTGTTTATCGtatatttttcatcaaacatgTGAGTTTACATAATAATACATTTTATAActaaaaaggaagagaaaattcaaaaatttgaaagccctttttttttttttatatatatatatcgaaaaCCACTTGTACGGAGAGATTGTCTTGGTCAGTAGAATATGTGTTAGATCACTCGACCCATTACATGGCTCCTCCATATGGGAGAGAGTTATCCCCCTTACATGACAATATTAATTTAGTGAACTccttataaaaagaaatattgtaAGTCTTCACACATTTTATCAACTCCAATGAGGCACACCGATCCAAATAAAACACAACTCACATAGGCCACATTGTCTATGCACGATGACTGTCTTAACACTATAATATTTGAAAACTAACATTCTCCTAGTCAAGCCAACTTATAAAGAAGATTTGACTGGCACAGCAACTGTCTTCACTTAGATTTAGAGTTGACCATGACAAAGTAATGTCAATGTATGTATAAATTTCAAGCAACAGAAGAAAAACCATCGTATTAAGCAACAACCCAACTAAGAGTGGGTGAAGTGAGGACTACAGATGACATCGATAGAGAGACCGAAAAGGAGAGGAGAGTTGGAGGTTAATCAACGCAATGGCAGTGCAAGAAGTGAGAGAGTAAAGACAAGACTAGATGCCTTATAATTTGTTGCTTGACGTAATGCCCTAAGTTGTTAACTTTTTAATTACATATccttaaacataaaatatggCCCAGATATAgttatataaacatatttaaaatttatatagtgGGGCAAGACTAATCGGGGTGGGTATAGGCAAGGCTTGTAAATTTTATCCTTGCCTTATCCCCTTAAAAAGCAATAAGGAATTCCCAATCCTCACTTCAATCTTTGTCAATGAGCATTGACCCTCACTTCAGATTAGATGGAGCGGGGCGGAAAAACGCGATTGGGTGTAGGTCGTcgttaatttatcattttgaaaaagaaatttcatgAGAGATgatgaataattaaatacgTGGGTAACTACCAAACTCTTATTAAATATCAGATGCGGAAAAGAAGTCTTAAATAATGGTGGCTTAATTGAGCATTGCACAAAGCTTAGATACTGAGAATAATCGCGTGCAAAAGGACCCAATTATAACAAGGATAAGAAACATGAGATTCTATTCTTCTTTATCCAACCCATCTGCTAATTAATAAAGCTTTCTCATTTTGATGAGATTGTGAAGTAGATAAGGAAAACTCAAAGTTCAAATTCTCTTCAGAACAATTCAAAGATTAAAAGTAAGAAGGAAAAGGATGGTCTTTATTTTGCATTACATGAAATATTCttatactatatataatatatatataagggctTTGTGTAAAGCTAGTGATAGGTACCTTTGCGGCATGCGGTAGGGTTTCTTTGATTGATGATGAGAATCATTAACTGGCAGTATTTGTCGATGGGAAACTGATTGTTCCGTTCAATTCCTTAATCCATTTCACATAGATTCGTAATTCATTCGGCTGCGATAATTTGGTCATGCCATGGGTTGATGACTAATAATGGCTTCGGAATCGAATGATCGATCTTGATGCTTATCCTGCTGAAAGGACTTGTTTTGCCGAGGCTTTCAGGATTATTCTCATCTTTGAACGACACACTAATCTTCAGAGAAAAAAAGGGGAAGAATTTGGAAGTGAGATGGTAGACGAATCAATCAAATTATAATTGTGCTTTGTTGACTGGGGGTAAGCATTTTCCAGCTGCATGGTTTAAACAATTCACGCACTGCCTTGCCTTTATTTAAGTCTTCATCACAAGTATATATACTTGTACATCATGAATTACTAtgctagatatatatatatataattactatttgttttctcttctgttttctttctttctttctttttaaaaaaaaataactaactaGCTTAGTCCTGACTTTTAACAGTGCTTGCTTTCTATATGTTGGGATGAGCCCCTTTGTTTGTTGTTATCCATGTTGGGATGTCTTGCACTCTAGAGACCCTTTTGCTTTCTTGAGATCAGCCTCTTTGGTTTGTCTTATTTAGGcccttctttaattttttttttttttttttggtgcacatcccccctattttcttctttttcttttgatttttttttcttttgtgaagTAACCccccttaaaaaaataaaataaaaagtacaaTGTGGTTACCTCTCATCATGTTCCTTAAGATTAAGACAACTcgcataatttcttttttaaaaatcttaacAATACTcaaacataaaattgaaaaatttaaaagcaaCACCACAACTATATGCCATGTTGAAACTCTATGGAATCTGCATCACTCATTAAAATGGCAcgaaaaataagattatataaaTGTCGACTAATTAAAGAGAAGCATAGGAAATTAatcaaagcatatatatatatataaagggtaTCGGTGCTAAGAGAGAGTGGGAATGGAATTGGAATCACTTTG is from Diospyros lotus cultivar Yz01 chromosome 2, ASM1463336v1, whole genome shotgun sequence and encodes:
- the LOC127795446 gene encoding myb family transcription factor EFM-like is translated as MIMASPSELSLDCKPHSHSLLLKSFGDQPADNQTQKLEEFLARLEEERLKIDAFKRELPLCMELLTNVMEDSRQQLQSYKENQGPRPVLEEFIPLKHSSAECSEKAATMSDKANWMTSAQLWSQASDGTKQQSPINTSPRKTEIGFCTVGTNLVLNNNKQRNGGAFLPFSKDQNSSLSPALQALPDLALASINKEMGEKKCLEVDNGITCSSRENPGKVGQVQAGSSVPADPSQTPAATNATGATTTQTHRKARRCWSPDLHRRFVHALQMLGGSQVATPKQIRELMKVDGLTNDEVKSHLQKYRLHTRRPSPSPQAAGTPAPQLVVLGGIWVPQEYAASHGGAPPTLYGAHPATHPPPHYCAPVPQVPQEFYPAPPPPPAAHHQLAHPALHHHQLRMYKASSQTHSSPESDVRVPGDRSESFEDGKSESSSWKAESGGENGAGEERKGLAALRQEGDQESNGSGITLRF